In one window of Fibrobacter sp. DNA:
- a CDS encoding PilN domain-containing protein codes for MANAFRTALSVSTGRYWWVLVARDGSNGGVAQVLRVLRGRGAGHSYVDLSYSGTFEECRRFQVANGGSADGILLVDDATPVKMVQIGDEEFKRENFEYVNSIDGDFAVVALRRSFEELVEEVVKVEFKILAHLPVLFFEIEMLRQQDLSGAKLFKNTENGVTKAWYFDQGEFYWFSKAFGSSEGEDCVKIVDFVKERFFQKSVIVEEFSPSAEDMAKVVAEDAWLFRTDHLPVFSTMPDNAAVSRIREAALFRRTFKACVGVLVTTLLVTLAFWGGVSWYVSKTQTQVAAIEKRIETRKELDRVWKKLEADKAGTEKFLSHRSRSSSFLSLITADLPTDTWITHWSVNGNVHSMQGYSATSEEVSEFLSTLEHEKRLINVRLRSTEKTTFKRKPVVKFDLSAEVIP; via the coding sequence GTGGCCAACGCTTTCCGCACAGCTTTGAGTGTATCAACGGGTCGGTACTGGTGGGTGCTGGTAGCCCGTGATGGCTCCAATGGCGGTGTCGCACAGGTTTTGCGTGTGCTTCGCGGTCGAGGGGCAGGTCATAGCTATGTGGATTTGTCCTACTCCGGCACTTTCGAGGAGTGCCGCCGCTTTCAGGTGGCCAATGGCGGTTCTGCCGATGGCATCCTTTTGGTTGACGATGCAACTCCGGTAAAGATGGTCCAAATCGGCGACGAAGAATTCAAGCGCGAAAACTTTGAATACGTCAATTCCATCGATGGAGATTTTGCTGTGGTCGCCCTTCGCCGATCCTTCGAGGAATTGGTTGAAGAGGTGGTAAAGGTGGAATTCAAGATTTTGGCCCACCTGCCTGTTTTGTTCTTTGAAATCGAAATGCTTCGCCAGCAGGATTTGTCTGGGGCTAAGCTGTTCAAGAATACGGAAAATGGGGTCACCAAGGCCTGGTACTTTGACCAGGGTGAATTTTACTGGTTCAGCAAGGCTTTTGGATCTTCTGAAGGCGAGGATTGCGTTAAAATTGTGGACTTTGTTAAGGAACGTTTCTTCCAGAAGTCTGTAATCGTCGAAGAATTTTCGCCCAGCGCCGAAGATATGGCCAAGGTGGTGGCTGAAGATGCATGGCTTTTCCGCACGGATCATCTGCCGGTGTTCTCGACGATGCCTGACAATGCTGCAGTTTCCAGAATTCGTGAAGCGGCCCTTTTCCGTAGGACTTTCAAGGCTTGCGTTGGCGTACTGGTAACCACCTTGCTGGTGACCCTGGCTTTCTGGGGCGGTGTTTCCTGGTACGTTTCCAAGACTCAGACCCAGGTGGCTGCCATCGAAAAGAGAATCGAAACTCGCAAGGAGCTGGACCGCGTTTGGAAAAAGCTGGAAGCCGACAAGGCTGGTACAGAAAAGTTCCTCAGCCATCGCAGTCGCTCTTCCTCCTTCTTGTCGCTTATTACCGCGGATTTACCCACGGATACTTGGATAACCCATTGGTCCGTAAACGGAAACGTTCATTCCATGCAGGGGTACTCTGCCACGTCCGAAGAAGTTTCTGAATTCCTGTCTACTTTGGAACATGAAAAACGATTGATAAATGTTCGCTTGCGTTCTACGGAAAAAACCACATTCAAGCGTAAGCCTGTAGTGAAATTTGACTTGTCTGCGGAGGTGATTCCATGA
- a CDS encoding secretin and TonB N-terminal domain-containing protein has product MKFSTSFRLFVVVVFAVYISVFAQGPGVSNGALNLPPLPIADSLVIKNLNVKNTEIRDLLQGMAVQYGLNLFLAPEVKGPVTVNFNNQPVKDALRVLLQGNGYEYVLDGSVIRVQKPVVKAPEPPKAPEKRFVVDWSNESLSIDVEDAPLDKVVRKIVEVSGKNILLEQGNSKSVTVFVQNMPFERAVRHLAESSDLSYDDEEGIVTIKKSTWNLGGKNKENSNKFKVRLSSDSLLSIEAVEAPLASLLSEILSQTKLNAMVYGKLDGQVTAHMSGVPVRETLKYLFRGTAYTFWERNGVYFIGPHEMQTADNSLLIKLKHLKAEDVIKLLPSTLTKGTQIQVVKSQNALMAAGSYDVLDAISQYVEKMDLPVAQILIEVLVVDLDLEKGHNHGLNLFFGNAAKSVGSENLFPSVDQTLNSKQLQRVFNGIGLGEIVSIPKDLVTKINAMEQEKILDVKARSQIATLNGETAVLTIGQTQYYMMASEVDYNQGDAVTSKTTQRFEQIEANSNITVTPYVTGEGEITCEIVPDFSEPEGSFSSEVPPTLNKRYVKSSVRLRDGETIVLGGMVKESVSDVHRQVPFFGSIPVIGWFFRNVERVHSKSQLLIFVTPHIYYGAEGSVDVADEIARAKMPVVDDKKVEARVRKMTAENVAAEKGSEKSFETAADKAVEGK; this is encoded by the coding sequence TTGAAATTCTCGACGAGTTTTAGACTTTTTGTAGTCGTTGTTTTTGCTGTCTATATTTCTGTTTTTGCGCAGGGTCCTGGCGTTTCAAATGGTGCGCTGAACTTGCCGCCGTTGCCTATTGCTGATTCCTTGGTCATCAAGAATCTGAATGTCAAGAATACCGAAATTCGCGACTTGCTGCAAGGCATGGCGGTTCAGTATGGCCTGAACTTGTTCCTGGCTCCCGAAGTCAAGGGCCCTGTCACGGTGAATTTCAATAACCAGCCGGTAAAGGATGCCTTGCGCGTGCTTTTGCAGGGTAATGGTTATGAGTATGTTCTTGACGGCAGTGTAATTCGCGTGCAGAAGCCGGTGGTTAAGGCTCCGGAACCGCCCAAGGCTCCCGAAAAGCGTTTTGTGGTGGATTGGTCGAACGAGTCCCTGTCTATCGATGTGGAAGATGCTCCCCTGGACAAGGTGGTCCGCAAGATTGTGGAAGTTTCTGGCAAGAACATTTTGCTGGAACAGGGCAATTCCAAGTCTGTCACGGTCTTTGTACAGAACATGCCTTTTGAACGTGCGGTCCGCCACTTGGCAGAATCTTCTGACTTGAGCTATGACGACGAAGAGGGAATTGTCACCATCAAAAAGTCCACATGGAATCTTGGTGGCAAGAACAAGGAAAACAGCAACAAGTTCAAGGTCCGCCTCTCTAGCGATTCTCTTTTGTCTATCGAGGCTGTGGAGGCTCCCTTGGCTTCCTTGCTTAGCGAGATTCTTTCCCAGACGAAGCTGAACGCCATGGTCTATGGAAAGCTGGATGGCCAGGTGACTGCCCATATGTCCGGTGTTCCGGTTCGCGAAACGCTCAAGTACTTGTTCCGCGGTACGGCCTATACTTTTTGGGAACGTAACGGTGTGTACTTTATCGGCCCTCACGAAATGCAGACTGCCGATAATTCCTTGTTGATCAAGTTGAAGCACCTCAAGGCCGAAGATGTGATCAAGCTTTTGCCTTCTACTTTGACCAAGGGTACCCAGATTCAGGTGGTCAAGTCCCAGAATGCCTTGATGGCTGCCGGTAGCTACGATGTGCTGGATGCCATTTCCCAGTATGTAGAAAAGATGGACTTGCCTGTGGCCCAGATTTTGATTGAGGTCCTGGTGGTTGACCTGGATTTGGAAAAAGGGCATAATCATGGCTTGAATTTGTTCTTTGGTAATGCCGCCAAGAGTGTTGGCTCCGAGAACTTGTTCCCAAGTGTTGACCAGACTTTGAATTCCAAGCAGCTGCAGCGTGTATTCAATGGTATTGGCCTTGGCGAAATTGTCAGCATCCCCAAGGATCTTGTCACAAAGATCAATGCCATGGAGCAGGAAAAGATCCTGGATGTAAAGGCTCGTTCCCAGATTGCAACCTTGAATGGCGAAACCGCTGTGCTTACCATTGGTCAGACGCAATACTATATGATGGCTTCCGAGGTGGACTACAACCAGGGCGACGCCGTTACCTCCAAGACTACCCAGCGTTTTGAACAGATCGAGGCCAACTCCAACATTACTGTGACTCCCTATGTGACTGGCGAAGGGGAGATTACCTGCGAAATTGTTCCTGATTTTTCTGAACCGGAAGGTAGCTTTAGCAGCGAAGTTCCGCCCACATTGAACAAACGTTATGTCAAGTCTTCTGTGCGCCTTCGCGATGGCGAAACCATTGTGCTGGGCGGCATGGTCAAGGAAAGTGTCAGCGATGTCCATAGGCAGGTTCCGTTCTTTGGTTCCATTCCTGTGATTGGCTGGTTTTTCCGCAATGTGGAACGTGTTCATAGCAAGAGCCAGCTGCTGATTTTCGTGACACCCCATATTTACTATGGCGCGGAAGGTAGCGTTGACGTTGCCGATGAAATTGCCCGCGCCAAGATGCCTGTGGTTGACGACAAGAAGGTTGAAGCCAGGGTACGTAAAATGACTGCCGAAAATGTTGCCGCAGAAAAGGGTTCTGAAAAGTCTTTCGAGACTGCCGCAGATAAGGCTGTCGAGGGCAAGTAG
- a CDS encoding fibrobacter succinogenes major paralogous domain-containing protein: MEKLYMDNLTKRTTLISALATVVALVACDGNGSTSPDSVEYSSDSKVECSDSNDDASSSSAVSSSGINSSSSSQVLSSSSDKTGAKFEYGSLVDSRDNHSYKTIKVGSQTWMAENLNFAPDSAEYVGIDKPSWCYLDNADSCAKYGRLYTWASAIDSVGTFSKIAEGCGIGVACSTLNSTTVARGLCPDNWHLPNVYEWMTLLESVATSVDGGAFYGAGMALKSNTGWNVDGNGADTYGFSVLPAGLNSGKLNFENVGDYGYFWTATEIDVDNSVFIAFLGNESNAYTSTMYKDRAFSIRCIKD; encoded by the coding sequence ATGGAAAAATTATATATGGATAATCTAACTAAACGTACAACATTAATTTCAGCTCTCGCTACAGTGGTTGCTTTGGTTGCATGTGACGGAAACGGAAGTACATCGCCAGATTCTGTAGAATATTCATCGGATAGCAAAGTTGAATGTTCAGATTCCAATGACGACGCCTCAAGTTCATCGGCGGTTTCGTCGTCTGGTATCAATAGTTCGTCGTCATCACAAGTCTTGTCAAGTAGTTCCGACAAGACTGGTGCAAAGTTTGAATATGGCTCTTTGGTCGATTCAAGGGATAACCATTCCTATAAAACTATTAAAGTAGGCTCTCAGACATGGATGGCTGAAAATTTGAATTTTGCACCGGATTCTGCGGAATATGTTGGGATTGACAAGCCTTCTTGGTGTTATTTAGATAACGCAGATTCTTGTGCCAAATATGGTCGCTTGTATACATGGGCGTCAGCTATTGATTCTGTTGGAACCTTCTCTAAAATAGCAGAGGGGTGCGGAATAGGCGTTGCTTGTTCTACATTGAATTCAACTACTGTAGCTAGAGGCTTGTGTCCGGATAATTGGCATTTGCCAAATGTATACGAGTGGATGACGCTTTTGGAATCTGTTGCCACAAGTGTTGATGGTGGCGCATTCTACGGTGCAGGAATGGCTTTGAAATCTAACACAGGCTGGAATGTTGATGGCAATGGTGCTGATACCTATGGCTTTAGCGTACTTCCTGCAGGGCTTAATTCAGGGAAACTAAATTTCGAGAATGTAGGAGATTATGGCTATTTCTGGACAGCGACTGAGATCGATGTTGATAATTCGGTCTTTATTGCGTTTCTTGGAAATGAAAGCAATGCCTATACGTCAACGATGTATAAGGATCGTGCATTCAGCATCCGTTGTATAAAAGACTGA
- a CDS encoding RHS repeat-associated core domain-containing protein — protein MKKMVFLALMLFVTSFADYKYVKNDISQNGGIQLGMPSWIDLDETTVNNELINEKTAYSPYNKKTIHLSSSHFFKYMGETYSSLTFWENGVVEFGESSTRGSNAPRIHLFNDLKENGKKTFESFRWMEFVENHEVNKVSTSDSYVVLECRFDDWGIQVSIYHDGEFQIQYWNFVKEINVAEEWMYAYIEDEYRSPKYLFQDNTSSMFLYGDEGLRSGWVAKRMLDSYTVDVEEPEKGRGLVVSMGAGHSDNGVLIAYDFSREHPVVGSFSSVEVEFENVLEKLYCWYFTEANKYSNQYYNQPYGAYDSNYPYVDSQNQTLVLKREDFAKSWQQYGFSGYNDEKVKYVPAVALKFQRIRDAVHHDYDFKIKKVKYNLAQLPSLRFMAKTNYGTFSVINEDGGRVVVEGMSGVADEKNPKIMRYPVWEKKFCSLNIFVSPGYELSEVYYSYYEEPTEQPKIWLYSELQGYDKSRVTKKDSENKFTISNVNTGLYSASAEPLNVFVYVKYKKCSRKQNLVTPYYTKMERFFNFEGDGGSAVSAIYSDGFGGVAQTQRKLVDNQYTVSSEYSNSLGKTTKVPMTFVQTNEDEEFHYVDVACENCVTRANEYFVGPNEYVNPDANGFAFSETNYFNDDEGLIFESAGVSDNSFEMNRQTSRDGYTKVWKMLAKDENDFVDNSLLDDKHLAGIYNKRKDEGGTFVLRIKKSANGVYSQKIFDEKGRNVTSWIYDGIRPLVYYNKYDEFGNLEESGIRGFEQLSTKNRYDAQNRLISTESSDRGKTEYFYDSHGRLRLTRTSQLKEDGKLTYFVLNYNALGKVCSTGVSTNFDFKGNFDQPVPNKNFKKYSRFIYGVLTKDSLTQFGVDENVAESITSMMNGIRPNDESAVVAFDDDGEYTKISIKSYDDLGRVSNQWLLFGLDKFPPIHLSYSYNSSNDVVESSFSEWVDDAWIERSKRKRTYNSDGQLEKIDENGVPQVTYSYALKGNLESNKFYFDETSYLKSSIHKDIYGRVERIEYFNEKDELVYSAENIFNSSINQHADKTSHEWKSIKGYGDEKHENEYTYDYIGRLTSVSGNQPGLYDYDNLGRLKQKAEKNASIEYKYEDDLYRPNEFEVYEVGTEKPSAAKSKLRYDASGNVWLDERNKVVYKNNAFGMPVRIYKLSAIPEKISLADVKKGQNLGTIETEVNIAYDEKGDRIWYSVQNLHDGSGFMKATVPGVGVYTSIRINGIDSKIGLERRELASGGFRQGVDGPVYIPLTDIQGNVRGYASKNGLENAFSYYAYGDVDEFAYNSIDGHERWQSKEFDAEHGKYYFGSRYFDPFLGLWTSPDPAGQFANPYTYGGDPVNFVDPNGEEVVAGVVITAAIVGAVISGGSAWYNCTNYGGGSCTKGVTVGAVSGAVAGAAGAAVGGFAASYAALGTEAALGSVVGGMASSAAGYTSAHLLTDGYKFGNFDGAEIIQSTLEGGAEALIDAGVGYALDATGVNIMGKNGNKILGGAMSSGIMSYLKGDGFWNGFGQGALSSSVSTLMSSSLRVMFDVDPAEYELKDIVDDEGSPNVRDGDIIVFERQKGDFVSTLLAILTGESYTHAALVEDKNKGKAGEKQELVIREATSTGSEHQTGLKDYKGRRFKVVGNNPNYTAYKAGKNGFSLIGGAPTGQYNLFETNCTSQVSRWTGMNYVNNPGVLARRMGFTAYYGY, from the coding sequence ATGAAAAAGATGGTTTTCTTGGCTTTGATGTTGTTTGTTACATCTTTTGCTGATTATAAATATGTAAAAAATGATATAAGCCAAAATGGTGGTATTCAACTTGGCATGCCTAGTTGGATTGACTTGGATGAAACAACCGTGAATAATGAGTTAATTAATGAAAAGACTGCGTATTCACCTTATAATAAGAAAACAATTCATCTTTCCTCCTCCCATTTTTTTAAATACATGGGAGAAACCTATTCTTCTCTTACATTTTGGGAGAATGGTGTTGTGGAATTCGGTGAGAGTTCAACTAGAGGATCTAATGCCCCAAGAATCCATTTATTCAATGATTTGAAAGAAAATGGTAAAAAAACATTTGAAAGTTTTAGATGGATGGAATTTGTAGAGAATCATGAAGTAAATAAAGTATCTACATCTGATTCTTATGTTGTTTTGGAATGTCGTTTTGATGATTGGGGTATTCAAGTGTCCATATATCATGATGGGGAGTTCCAGATTCAATATTGGAATTTTGTGAAAGAGATTAATGTGGCCGAGGAATGGATGTATGCTTATATTGAAGATGAATATAGGTCTCCTAAGTATTTATTCCAGGATAACACTTCATCTATGTTTCTTTATGGCGATGAGGGACTTCGTTCTGGATGGGTTGCCAAAAGAATGCTTGATTCATACACGGTTGACGTAGAAGAACCTGAAAAAGGCCGTGGTCTTGTGGTAAGTATGGGGGCAGGACATTCTGATAACGGAGTTTTGATCGCATACGATTTTTCTAGAGAGCACCCTGTTGTTGGCAGTTTCTCGTCTGTTGAAGTTGAATTTGAAAATGTTCTTGAAAAATTGTATTGTTGGTATTTTACAGAAGCTAACAAATATTCTAATCAATACTACAATCAGCCTTATGGAGCGTATGATTCAAATTATCCATATGTAGATTCGCAAAATCAAACCTTGGTATTAAAACGAGAAGATTTTGCTAAATCATGGCAACAATATGGATTTTCTGGCTATAATGATGAAAAAGTTAAGTATGTTCCTGCCGTCGCTCTTAAATTTCAGCGAATTAGAGACGCTGTACATCATGACTATGATTTTAAAATAAAGAAGGTAAAATATAATTTAGCTCAGCTGCCGTCGTTAAGGTTTATGGCGAAAACTAATTATGGAACTTTTTCTGTAATTAATGAAGATGGCGGTAGAGTTGTTGTAGAGGGAATGAGTGGGGTTGCAGATGAAAAAAATCCTAAAATAATGCGATATCCTGTGTGGGAAAAGAAATTTTGTTCCTTAAATATTTTTGTTAGCCCTGGGTACGAACTTTCTGAAGTTTATTATTCGTATTATGAAGAACCGACGGAACAACCCAAAATATGGCTTTATTCAGAATTGCAAGGCTATGACAAGTCAAGGGTGACAAAGAAAGATTCTGAAAATAAATTTACTATTTCAAATGTAAATACAGGCCTTTATAGCGCTTCGGCAGAACCTCTAAATGTATTTGTGTATGTTAAGTACAAAAAATGCTCTCGAAAGCAAAATCTTGTAACACCTTATTATACAAAAATGGAACGCTTCTTTAATTTTGAAGGAGATGGAGGTAGTGCTGTATCTGCTATTTATTCTGATGGCTTTGGTGGTGTTGCTCAAACGCAAAGAAAATTAGTTGATAATCAGTATACGGTTTCCTCTGAATATTCTAATTCATTAGGAAAAACAACGAAAGTTCCTATGACTTTTGTTCAAACAAATGAAGATGAAGAATTTCATTATGTTGATGTCGCATGTGAAAATTGCGTTACAAGAGCGAATGAGTATTTTGTCGGTCCAAATGAATATGTAAATCCAGATGCGAATGGATTTGCCTTCTCCGAAACAAATTACTTTAATGATGATGAGGGGCTGATTTTTGAGTCTGCAGGTGTATCTGACAATTCTTTTGAAATGAATAGACAAACCTCTAGGGATGGCTATACAAAAGTATGGAAAATGCTTGCGAAAGATGAAAATGATTTTGTTGACAATAGTTTGTTAGATGATAAACATTTGGCTGGCATTTATAACAAACGAAAAGATGAAGGGGGAACATTTGTTCTTCGAATAAAAAAGAGCGCAAATGGTGTTTATTCTCAAAAAATATTTGATGAAAAGGGCCGTAATGTAACATCTTGGATCTATGATGGAATAAGGCCTTTGGTATACTATAATAAATATGATGAATTTGGGAACTTGGAAGAGTCTGGTATCAGGGGCTTTGAACAACTGTCTACGAAAAATAGGTATGATGCTCAAAACCGTTTGATTTCTACAGAAAGTAGTGATAGGGGCAAAACGGAGTATTTTTATGATTCCCATGGTCGTCTGCGTCTTACTAGAACTTCTCAGCTTAAGGAAGATGGGAAACTCACATATTTTGTTTTGAATTATAATGCGCTTGGAAAAGTTTGTTCAACTGGCGTCTCTACAAACTTTGATTTCAAAGGTAATTTCGATCAGCCTGTTCCAAATAAAAACTTTAAAAAATATTCAAGATTTATTTATGGAGTACTAACGAAAGACTCCCTAACACAATTTGGTGTTGATGAAAATGTCGCAGAGAGCATTACATCGATGATGAATGGCATTAGGCCTAATGATGAAAGTGCTGTTGTTGCCTTTGATGATGACGGAGAATATACAAAAATATCAATTAAAAGCTATGATGATCTTGGTAGAGTCTCGAATCAATGGCTTTTGTTTGGCTTGGATAAATTCCCTCCAATTCATCTTAGCTATTCATATAATTCGTCCAATGATGTTGTTGAAAGTTCGTTTAGTGAATGGGTAGACGACGCTTGGATTGAACGTTCAAAACGTAAAAGAACTTATAATAGCGATGGACAGCTAGAAAAAATAGATGAGAATGGAGTCCCGCAGGTTACATATTCGTATGCTTTGAAGGGTAATTTGGAAAGTAACAAATTTTATTTTGATGAAACTTCTTACTTAAAGTCTTCCATCCATAAAGATATTTATGGTAGAGTTGAACGAATTGAGTATTTTAATGAAAAAGATGAATTAGTCTACTCTGCTGAGAATATTTTTAATTCATCAATTAATCAACACGCCGATAAAACTTCTCATGAATGGAAGTCGATAAAGGGCTATGGTGATGAAAAGCATGAAAATGAGTATACATATGATTATATAGGTCGTTTGACTTCCGTGTCGGGAAATCAGCCTGGATTGTATGACTATGATAATCTTGGACGTTTAAAACAAAAAGCAGAGAAAAACGCTTCTATCGAATATAAGTACGAGGATGATTTGTATCGTCCGAATGAATTTGAAGTATATGAAGTGGGTACGGAAAAACCATCTGCAGCCAAATCAAAACTTAGATATGACGCTTCGGGTAACGTCTGGCTTGATGAAAGAAATAAGGTTGTGTATAAAAATAATGCGTTTGGAATGCCTGTTCGCATTTATAAACTTTCGGCTATTCCAGAAAAAATATCGTTGGCCGATGTAAAAAAAGGTCAAAATTTGGGTACCATTGAAACGGAAGTCAATATTGCTTATGATGAGAAAGGCGATAGAATTTGGTATTCTGTACAAAATCTTCATGATGGTTCTGGTTTTATGAAGGCTACGGTACCGGGTGTAGGAGTATATACTTCTATTCGTATTAACGGTATTGATAGCAAAATCGGTCTTGAACGAAGGGAATTGGCTTCTGGCGGTTTCCGCCAAGGTGTTGATGGTCCGGTATATATTCCGTTAACGGACATCCAAGGGAATGTTCGTGGATACGCTAGCAAAAATGGTTTAGAAAACGCATTTAGTTATTATGCCTATGGTGATGTTGATGAATTTGCTTACAATAGTATCGATGGACATGAACGTTGGCAAAGCAAGGAATTTGATGCCGAGCATGGAAAATACTACTTTGGTTCAAGATACTTTGACCCGTTCCTGGGACTATGGACGAGTCCGGACCCCGCAGGTCAGTTTGCCAACCCGTATACATATGGTGGCGATCCAGTAAATTTTGTTGACCCAAATGGAGAAGAGGTTGTTGCCGGAGTTGTTATAACAGCTGCTATTGTTGGTGCTGTTATTAGTGGAGGTTCTGCTTGGTACAACTGTACTAATTATGGTGGGGGAAGTTGTACTAAGGGGGTTACTGTAGGGGCTGTGTCTGGCGCGGTAGCTGGTGCTGCTGGTGCTGCCGTGGGAGGCTTTGCTGCATCTTATGCCGCTTTGGGAACGGAAGCTGCTTTGGGTAGTGTTGTTGGCGGTATGGCAAGCTCGGCCGCTGGTTATACGTCAGCACATTTGTTGACTGATGGATACAAGTTTGGTAATTTTGATGGTGCTGAAATTATTCAGTCTACGTTAGAAGGTGGGGCTGAAGCTCTTATCGATGCTGGTGTTGGGTATGCTCTTGATGCGACTGGCGTTAACATAATGGGAAAAAATGGAAATAAGATTCTTGGTGGTGCAATGAGTAGTGGAATTATGTCCTATTTGAAAGGTGATGGATTCTGGAACGGCTTTGGTCAGGGTGCTCTAAGTTCTTCCGTATCGACTTTAATGAGTTCTTCTTTGCGAGTTATGTTTGATGTTGATCCGGCAGAGTATGAACTGAAAGATATTGTTGATGATGAGGGGAGTCCTAATGTAAGGGATGGTGATATTATTGTGTTCGAAAGGCAAAAAGGTGATTTTGTTTCTACGCTTCTTGCCATACTTACTGGAGAAAGCTATACTCATGCAGCTTTGGTTGAAGATAAAAATAAAGGTAAAGCTGGAGAAAAACAAGAACTGGTGATACGAGAAGCTACTAGTACCGGTTCTGAGCATCAAACTGGCTTAAAGGATTACAAAGGTCGTCGATTTAAGGTGGTAGGAAATAACCCGAATTACACCGCGTATAAGGCGGGTAAGAACGGTTTTAGTTTAATTGGAGGTGCACCAACTGGACAATACAATCTTTTTGAAACCAATTGTACTAGTCAGGTTTCTCGATGGACCGGAATGAATTACGTTAACAACCCAGGTGTTCTTGCAAGACGAATGGGATTCACCGCATATTATGGTTATTAA
- a CDS encoding metallophosphoesterase — MKNSIDFIGDIHGHSECLKALLKKLGYVERAGAFRYPGNERMVVFLGDYVDRGPNVRETLNVVRAMRDAGSAIALMGNHEFNMLSFWQKNEGPRFLKKVGPGYLREHTFNKVAVHSRTVADFVGRKAEFKEMKEFAKTLPFYLETETFRAQHASFDPRAVARLKATGITCFADGDFEELIFRANDEDNEYGDSLFWPVDMLLKGPEMELPNHQFFFDGENVKRFRTRLRWWVNPAAASLQELSLQPGVTMPEGCDVDPEIRKRSYYGENERPVFFGHYWLTGVPQLIRSNVCCLDFSVAGHLGNGRLAAYRFDGEQQLDEKKFEWIGREHA; from the coding sequence ATGAAGAATTCCATCGATTTCATTGGCGATATTCACGGGCATAGCGAATGCCTGAAGGCTCTGCTGAAGAAGCTGGGCTATGTGGAGCGTGCAGGCGCTTTCCGCTATCCGGGCAATGAACGTATGGTTGTTTTTCTGGGGGATTACGTAGATCGTGGCCCCAATGTTCGTGAGACGCTGAATGTGGTCCGTGCCATGCGTGATGCGGGTTCCGCCATTGCCCTTATGGGAAATCACGAATTCAATATGCTCAGCTTTTGGCAGAAGAACGAAGGCCCCCGCTTTTTGAAAAAGGTGGGTCCGGGTTATCTGCGTGAACATACCTTCAACAAGGTGGCTGTTCATTCCAGGACGGTGGCGGACTTTGTGGGACGCAAGGCTGAATTCAAGGAAATGAAAGAATTCGCCAAGACCTTGCCCTTCTATCTGGAAACGGAAACCTTTAGGGCGCAGCACGCCAGTTTTGACCCGCGGGCCGTTGCGCGGTTGAAGGCCACCGGCATCACTTGTTTTGCAGATGGCGATTTCGAGGAATTGATTTTCCGCGCCAATGATGAAGATAACGAATATGGGGATTCTCTGTTCTGGCCCGTCGATATGTTGCTGAAGGGCCCTGAAATGGAATTGCCTAACCATCAGTTCTTCTTTGATGGGGAAAACGTGAAGCGTTTTAGGACGCGGTTGCGTTGGTGGGTAAATCCTGCGGCCGCCAGCTTGCAGGAACTGAGTTTGCAGCCTGGGGTGACGATGCCCGAGGGGTGCGATGTTGATCCGGAAATCCGTAAGCGTTCTTATTACGGCGAGAACGAAAGGCCGGTGTTCTTTGGACATTACTGGCTTACGGGCGTTCCCCAGCTGATTCGCAGTAACGTTTGCTGCCTTGACTTTAGCGTGGCGGGCCATTTAGGAAACGGCCGCTTGGCGGCTTACCGATTTGATGGCGAACAGCAACTTGATGAAAAAAAGTTTGAATGGATTGGTCGCGAACATGCGTAA